The Chordicoccus furentiruminis DNA window GAACCATGATCACTCACGATTTCTGAGAATCAGATGTATGTCGATCTTGCCCTGTATTTTCAGTATAGCGGATAAGGGCCACAGTTTCATTCCTACCTGTGAAAATCCATTTCATTGGTGATCACTCTTTCGAGCCGCTATAGCAACACATAGATCGAAGCGTCCTTTGCCATCACGTCATGGAAACAGGAGAAAGCTTTCTTTAAGAACTCATATCCGTCCTTGTCGTTTAAGTCATCGTTTTTGATCTTCCCGGAGGTACTCTCCAGGTTGACGAGATACGGAGGATCCGTGCAGACGATCTTATCCGCGGCGGAGTCGGGCTTGCTCCCGGCTCTAATCCGCCTGCCGCCGCGGTAGGTTCCGTCTTTTGCCACACTTACACTTCCTTTCCATAGGCGGCATGGGGTTAATCCCCTGTTTGAATTGAAAAAATTGCATGCGTGAGGAGGCGGCGGTCTCCTGTGCCACTGGTTTTAGGGATCTTTACCTCCCCCGCCTCTCTCTTCTTTCAAATTACATTAATAATTTATTGAATTCGTCCTAGAATTTATCTATAATCAAAAATACAAAGGAGGTACTCATTATGATTATTGATACAGATAAAACTGTTTCTATGACTGAAGCTAATCAGAACTTTTCCAAGGTTGCCCGCATGGCAATGGAATATGGCGACGTCACTATTCTGAAAAACAACAAGGTTTTTCTAACTGTTCACTATGCCCAACAGGATGATTCTGTAAAGGCTGCTTCTGACGAAGACGTGCTTGCCTCCTCGGAAAAGCTCTTGAAACGAAACAAACACGTTTATGAGGAACTTGCCAAATGAATATGCTGACCAAACAGCAGATTCTTCTGTTGCACTCACAACTGATCAGACAATCGGGAGGATCCGATGGCATTCGTGATGAGGGAATGCTTGATTCAGCAATTAACCAGCCCTTTCAGACCTTCAACGGTATAGAGCTTTATCCCAGCATTGTCGACAAAGCCATCCGCCTTGGGTACGGACTGATTACAAATCACCCTTTTATTGACGGCAACAAGCGCATTGGAACACATGCCCTCCTTGTGACGTTGGATATCAATGGTATTGAACTACAATATCGGGACGAAGATCTGATCCAACTAATCCTGAAAATTGCTTCGGGAAAAGCAGATGATCGCATCCTTCGAACATGGGTTCTTGCGCACATCGCGTAATGAGTTCTTTTTCTTACTCATCTCCCTTCAGTACCGATACGTCGGATTGCTATCCTCTCTCCTCGTCTTCCTGTCATGGCATCTCTTGCAGAGCGCCTGCCAGTTCGATCTGTCCCAGAAGCCTTAACTTCGTAAACGTCAAACCATTTGCCCTGGACGAAAGAAATGCCGCTGACTTTCATCAGCGGTAAACGTCAAACCATTCGCCCTGGACGAAAGAAATGCCGCTGACTTTCATCAGCGGCGCGGTTTGTGACACTTTTCGGGAAGCTGATCTGACCATGGTAACAATGGTTCAAGCTTTGATGTGCCGATATCTCCTTTTTCATCGGCGAGCTTTGGCAGCTCAGTCAGGAGGTGTTCCAGATAGCAGAAGACGTTGAGTTTATTGAGCTTCGCAGTCTCTACAATTGAATAGATAACCGCACTGGCCTGGGCTCCACGTATGGAATCAATGATGACCCAGTTCTTCCTTCCGATCGTAAACGGCCGGATGGCACGTTCCGAGGCCGAGTTGTCCATCGGGACATACCCGTTTGTCAGGAAGACGCGGAGATATTTCTCCTTGTCGATGCAGTAGTTCAGGCCCTCAGCCGTTTTTCCACGCGGAAGGACTGTGGTATCACTGACGCATTTCTTTACCCACATGAAAAACTCATCAACAAGCGGGGCAATTGACTTCTGCCGCTCCCTGATCCGTTCCTCTGCTGAAAGATCCCGGAGAGTATCTTCAATCTTGTACATCGCTGCGATCCGAACCAATGCCTGATAAGCGATGGCGTTCTTTGTTCTCTTTTTATTATCTTTACTGAGAGCTTTGATCGCATCCGCGAAATCCCGTCGGGCATGTACCCAGCAGTTCGCGTTCGTGATTCCATCCATCGAATCATCCAGGATGTGATACTGCTGGAGACCATCCGTTTCCAGGATTCCTTTGAACTCCTTCAGGAATTCTTTCGGATGCTGATGGTGCCGGGTGCGCTGATAATCGTAGATTACGATCGGACGCTCTTTGTTGAATTCCCCGGTCCGGTAAACCCACATGTAATTCTTGTGGCCCGGAGCGCTTTTCTTATCATCCGGATTTTTCGGATCGTTATCGTGGATGACCTGGCAGGTGGTTTCATCTGCCTGGATGACTCCTTCATCATTATGAAGGAGTTCTTCCTTCATCAGCCCCCAGACCGCCTTGAGATATTTCTGACTGACCGCAATGGTCCAGTTGGCCATGTTCTGTCGGGGGATGTTGACACCGTTCATCTCAAACTGCTGCTCGATCCGGTAGAGCGGCATTGCGTTGAGGTACTTCGCATTCAGAATCGCGGCCACCAGGGAAGGCGTTGCATCGCTGTTCTTCAGAAGATCCTTTGGACGGTCGCCGCGGAGAAATTCATCCTGATGATCACCGTCCGTTCCGACAGCGGCATCAACCGTATATTTCTCTGCCGTAAAGGTCGCAGGCTGGCAGCGGACACGGGTGAATTCTTCCTGCTTCATCCTTCTCCAGCAGCCTTTCCCGAAGTACTGGTCGAGCTGTTCATCCGTAAGGGCATGATGAATCTCTTCCTGAGGGAGATCCTTGAAGTCTTCCTGCCGTTTTCCCTTCTGCTTCGGCTTCTTTACAATGACCTTGATGAGGACTTTGTCAGCATCCGGCTCAGGAATATCGGGATCGGCGTATTCTTCTGCCTCATTGAAAAGAGACATCTGGCCTGCGATCTGATCGATCTTCTCGGCTCTGCGTCCGAAACGGTTTTGCTGGGCAAGACGGATCTGTTCGATCAGTCTGTCCAGGTTCTGATTCGTCTGATCGAGCTGATCCTGAAGGGTGCAGAACAGGCTGATGATCTGTTCCTTGCTGAAATCATTCAGTTGTTCCGGAGTGTATTTTCCCATGAAACCGTTCCTCTTCTACCTGTCATTATACGAAAAAGTGCGGTTTTAAGCCACTTTCCGGGCTTTCGGTCTTCGTCATTCTGCCTATGGTTCAGCTTCCGCAGGCTGCCCGTATGCGGTATGGAAAGATAGACTTTTCAAAGTGCAATGCCTCATCCAGAAGCAGAGCAGCACACCCTCTGCTCCGGTATGAGACCTTCTGCGAAGCACAGAAGTAAGTTTTGATCATGCAAAACAGAGCCGAAAAATTTGGGTCAATCACTTTTTCTGTGTGCTTGATGGTTACTGGTTACGTACGCCACCCTTGACTGAACCTGTCAGAAACGCTGCGGCTTAAGTGCCGACGGTGAAGAACTCAAGAACAGCCTGCCTTCTTCACCATATCGGCTGCTCAGTATAGCGTTTCTGCCAGAACCCGCCAAGGGCAGGCCCTGCTTCGCAGGGTGGCTGTTTCTATGCCTCAGGCTCAGGAGCCTAAGAACAGCCTGCTTATAACACTTTGCACCTTTACACTTGAATAAAAGAAGGATCATCCTGTAAGGTTGTACGTATCATCCTGGCAAGATGAGATACCACAATCCAAAGGAGACCCTTCATCATGCAGTATATCCGACCTGAGGCTGACGGACAACTCACATTTGCAGAATCAACAGATTTTTTGATGATTCCGTGCTGCCTGTATGGCTTCCATAATACGGAGA harbors:
- a CDS encoding class I SAM-dependent methyltransferase produces the protein MAKDGTYRGGRRIRAGSKPDSAADKIVCTDPPYLVNLESTSGKIKNDDLNDKDGYEFLKKAFSCFHDVMAKDASIYVLL
- a CDS encoding type II toxin-antitoxin system Phd/YefM family antitoxin; the encoded protein is MIIDTDKTVSMTEANQNFSKVARMAMEYGDVTILKNNKVFLTVHYAQQDDSVKAASDEDVLASSEKLLKRNKHVYEELAK
- a CDS encoding type II toxin-antitoxin system death-on-curing family toxin; this encodes MNMLTKQQILLLHSQLIRQSGGSDGIRDEGMLDSAINQPFQTFNGIELYPSIVDKAIRLGYGLITNHPFIDGNKRIGTHALLVTLDINGIELQYRDEDLIQLILKIASGKADDRILRTWVLAHIA
- the tnpC gene encoding IS66 family transposase produces the protein MGKYTPEQLNDFSKEQIISLFCTLQDQLDQTNQNLDRLIEQIRLAQQNRFGRRAEKIDQIAGQMSLFNEAEEYADPDIPEPDADKVLIKVIVKKPKQKGKRQEDFKDLPQEEIHHALTDEQLDQYFGKGCWRRMKQEEFTRVRCQPATFTAEKYTVDAAVGTDGDHQDEFLRGDRPKDLLKNSDATPSLVAAILNAKYLNAMPLYRIEQQFEMNGVNIPRQNMANWTIAVSQKYLKAVWGLMKEELLHNDEGVIQADETTCQVIHDNDPKNPDDKKSAPGHKNYMWVYRTGEFNKERPIVIYDYQRTRHHQHPKEFLKEFKGILETDGLQQYHILDDSMDGITNANCWVHARRDFADAIKALSKDNKKRTKNAIAYQALVRIAAMYKIEDTLRDLSAEERIRERQKSIAPLVDEFFMWVKKCVSDTTVLPRGKTAEGLNYCIDKEKYLRVFLTNGYVPMDNSASERAIRPFTIGRKNWVIIDSIRGAQASAVIYSIVETAKLNKLNVFCYLEHLLTELPKLADEKGDIGTSKLEPLLPWSDQLPEKCHKPRR